CGCAGGCACCGATCCGCTCGTCGCGCCGGTGTCGGGCGTGATCGTGTTCCGCACGCCGGTCGGCGCGATGATCGAAGCCGGCCAGGAAGTGGCCGACATCGTCGATCCATTGACCGATCGCGTCGTCACGCTGAAGAGCAGCGTGTCGGGCGTGCTGTACGCGCGCCAGATCGTGCGCTTCGCGACCGCCGGCATGGAAGTCGCGCGGATTGCCGGCGCCACCGCGATCCGCACGGGTTCGCTGCTGTCGGCCTGAGCGATCGGCCCCGCGCGCCGCACAACGGCGCGCATCGGCGAAACACCGACGAAGCACCAACGAAATCGCCCGCTTGCGCGGGCGATTTTTTTATCCAGGGTGCCCGGCGATCCGGGCGGCAGCACGTTCGAGCGTTCAGAACGCCGGCACGATCGCGCCGCTGAACTTCTGGTCGATGAACTTGCGCACGTCTTCCGATTCATAGGCCGCGACGAGTTTCTTCACCCACGGCTTGTCCTTGTCCTGCGCGCGCACCGCGATCAGGTTCGCGTAAGGCCCGCGCAGATCCTCGATCGCGATCGCATCCTTCACCGGCGTGAGCCCCGCCTTCACCGCGTAATCGGTGTTGATCGATGCGGCATCGACGTCCGGCAGCGCGCGCGGCAACTGCGCGGAGTCGAGTTCGACGATCTTGATCTTCTTCGGATTCTCGGCGACGTCGAGCGGCGTCGCGTTCACGCCGTTCGTGCCAACGCCCGGCTTCAGCTTGATCACCCCGTATTTCTGCAGCAGCAGCAGCGCGCGGTTGCCGTTCGACGGATCGTTCTGAATTCCGACCTTCGCGCCCACCGGCAAGTCCTTCAGCGACTTGATCTTCTTCGAATAGAAGCCCATCGGCGCCGTATAGGTGAGCCCGACGTTCAC
The sequence above is drawn from the Burkholderia stabilis genome and encodes:
- a CDS encoding MetQ/NlpA family ABC transporter substrate-binding protein yields the protein MRRSLLTGLGALAAALAFAAPGAHADPQTLKIGTMSGPDAQIWTEVTKVAAREGLAIKVIEFNDYVQPNAALDSGDLDANGFQHQPFLDSQIKQRGYKIVNVGLTYTAPMGFYSKKIKSLKDLPVGAKVGIQNDPSNGNRALLLLQKYGVIKLKPGVGTNGVNATPLDVAENPKKIKIVELDSAQLPRALPDVDAASINTDYAVKAGLTPVKDAIAIEDLRGPYANLIAVRAQDKDKPWVKKLVAAYESEDVRKFIDQKFSGAIVPAF